The following coding sequences are from one candidate division TA06 bacterium window:
- a CDS encoding DUF853 family protein produces MAEAMVKSAARAAASQAGRTIIRGVLGSIFGERRGLF; encoded by the coding sequence GTGGCCGAGGCCATGGTAAAAAGCGCGGCCCGGGCCGCAGCCAGCCAGGCCGGCCGCACCATAATCCGGGGAGTGCTGGGATCGATCTTCGGGGAAAGAAGGGGTCTATTTTAA